The proteins below are encoded in one region of Pseudomonas putida NBRC 14164:
- a CDS encoding TonB-dependent receptor plug domain-containing protein, with amino-acid sequence MALGTTGLAAPDAFAEGAAQATAPSQLGTVIVTGNRGSEKRTVTTSPVPIDVISAKQLQQTGKPGLMEALSATVPSFTLPEKTGWDASGMARAPSLRGLNAAQVLVLVNGKRRHTSATLNISGIHAGAAPTDLDLIPISLIDHVEVLRDGAAAQYGSDAIAGVINVILKADASGTSVTNAGQGYDGKKQTVQQGLNKGFEVGDSGIVQLALDARSQNDDNKASANGYSYAEAFDKAGKSTYGGYGTPKINLLTLGYNAELPLSDDLTLYSFTTYSHRKAEQGQNFRLPTITNTITTGPNGYPGGYTPTWYIEEDDVQGAFGAKGNAGEWAWDLSSTYGRNEVLQGTTHNQNASLGEATPNHFESGTWIATQLTSNLDLQRSFDIGLDKPLDLSWGLEHRRDTYQVRDGDWASWANGGYCRAPGDCAASGAQVTNGISPDEATSTSRNSVASYIEVGFNPLPQWYLGSALRYEHYNRGVGATRSGKLTTRYDFTPELAVRATVSNGFRAPSLANSLFSARSTTYGVVNGVYQSINYGVLPVDSAAAKALGATALKPERSTNYSLGLTYQPAPQLSFTADAYVINVRDRITLTGTLLGDEVTQALLDNGIDSTSGGRYFTNGASTRTKGLDLVGNFDQNLGNWGQLKWTAAFNWNQTQILSYKENVTIQGTDYSLMDRQARNFLTEVQPHTKLILGANWQRERWTSNLTLTRYGSWREVNSATDRSLDREYKARWITDIDVGYQLTKDLNLAVGAQNLFDVYPERQNPSSKTMTKGYGAYSPYGFTGGYYFTRLTYNF; translated from the coding sequence ATGGCCCTTGGTACCACCGGCCTGGCCGCGCCTGACGCATTTGCCGAGGGCGCTGCCCAGGCCACGGCCCCGTCACAGCTGGGCACCGTGATCGTCACCGGCAACCGCGGCTCGGAAAAACGCACCGTCACCACCAGCCCGGTGCCGATCGATGTGATCAGCGCCAAGCAACTGCAGCAAACCGGCAAGCCCGGCCTGATGGAAGCCCTCAGCGCCACCGTGCCATCCTTCACCCTGCCGGAAAAGACCGGCTGGGACGCCAGCGGCATGGCCCGTGCGCCCAGCCTGCGCGGGCTGAATGCGGCCCAGGTGCTGGTACTGGTGAACGGCAAGCGCCGCCATACCAGCGCCACCCTTAACATCAGCGGCATCCATGCGGGCGCAGCACCCACCGACCTTGACCTGATCCCCATCAGCCTTATCGACCACGTCGAGGTACTGCGCGATGGCGCAGCCGCACAGTACGGCTCCGACGCCATCGCCGGGGTGATCAACGTGATCCTCAAGGCCGACGCTTCCGGCACCTCGGTGACCAACGCAGGCCAGGGTTACGACGGCAAGAAGCAGACCGTGCAGCAAGGCTTGAACAAGGGCTTCGAGGTCGGTGACAGCGGCATCGTGCAGCTGGCCCTGGATGCGCGCAGCCAGAACGACGACAACAAGGCCAGCGCCAACGGCTACAGCTATGCCGAAGCCTTCGACAAGGCCGGCAAGTCGACCTACGGCGGCTACGGCACGCCGAAGATCAACCTGCTGACCCTGGGCTACAACGCCGAACTGCCGCTAAGCGACGACCTGACCCTGTATTCCTTCACCACCTATTCGCACCGCAAGGCCGAGCAGGGCCAGAACTTCCGCCTGCCGACCATCACCAACACCATCACCACCGGCCCCAACGGCTACCCCGGTGGCTACACGCCCACCTGGTACATCGAGGAAGATGATGTGCAGGGCGCCTTCGGCGCCAAGGGCAATGCCGGGGAATGGGCCTGGGACCTGTCCAGCACCTACGGGCGCAACGAGGTGCTGCAGGGCACCACGCACAACCAGAACGCCTCGCTGGGCGAGGCCACGCCCAACCATTTCGAATCGGGCACCTGGATTGCCACACAGCTGACCAGCAACCTGGACCTGCAACGCAGCTTCGACATCGGCCTGGACAAGCCGCTTGACCTGTCCTGGGGCCTGGAACACCGGCGTGATACCTATCAGGTGCGCGATGGCGACTGGGCCTCGTGGGCCAACGGCGGCTACTGCCGTGCGCCCGGCGACTGCGCCGCCTCCGGTGCACAGGTCACCAACGGCATCTCGCCGGACGAAGCCACCAGCACCAGCCGCAACAGCGTGGCCAGCTACATCGAGGTCGGCTTCAACCCGCTGCCGCAGTGGTACCTGGGCAGCGCGCTGCGCTATGAACACTACAACCGTGGAGTGGGTGCCACCCGCAGCGGCAAGCTGACCACCCGCTACGACTTCACCCCCGAGCTAGCCGTGCGCGCCACGGTCAGTAACGGCTTTCGTGCACCTTCGCTGGCCAACAGCCTGTTCAGCGCCCGCTCGACCACCTACGGCGTGGTCAATGGCGTATACCAGTCGATCAACTACGGCGTACTGCCGGTGGACTCGGCGGCAGCCAAGGCATTGGGCGCCACCGCACTCAAGCCCGAGCGCTCGACCAACTACAGCCTGGGCCTGACCTACCAGCCTGCCCCGCAGCTGTCGTTTACTGCGGATGCCTACGTGATCAATGTGCGCGACCGCATCACGCTCACCGGTACCCTGCTGGGCGACGAAGTGACCCAGGCGCTGCTGGACAACGGCATCGACTCCACCTCTGGCGGACGCTATTTCACCAACGGCGCCAGCACCCGCACCAAGGGCCTGGACCTGGTGGGCAATTTCGACCAGAACCTGGGCAACTGGGGGCAACTGAAATGGACAGCTGCCTTCAACTGGAACCAGACGCAGATCCTCAGCTACAAGGAGAACGTCACTATCCAGGGCACGGACTACAGCCTGATGGACCGCCAGGCGCGCAACTTTTTGACTGAGGTGCAGCCGCACACCAAGTTGATTCTGGGCGCCAACTGGCAACGCGAGCGCTGGACCAGCAACCTCACCCTGACCCGCTATGGTTCATGGCGTGAAGTGAACTCGGCGACCGACCGCAGCCTGGACCGGGAGTACAAGGCGCGCTGGATCACCGATATCGACGTGGGGTATCAGCTGACCAAAGACCTCAACCTGGCCGTGGGGGCGCAGAACCTGTTTGATGTTTACCCCGAACGGCAGAACCCCAGCAGCAAGACCATGACCAAGGGGTATGGGGCCTATTCGCCTTATGGCTTTACCGGGGGTTACTACTTCACCCGGCTGACTTACAACTTCTGA
- a CDS encoding RidA family protein translates to MNKTALLLGAFMSLSALTAQADTIKRVDPPGSKFPISQLVTVPAGTSLTFVSGTLPDVADPKAPPQTIAAYGNTETQTRSVLKKIQAALQSQGLGLGDVVQLRVFLVGDPATEGKLDFAGLQAAYTEFFATAEQPKKPTRTALQVVALPLPGALVEIEAVAAKAP, encoded by the coding sequence ATGAACAAGACTGCCCTGCTGCTTGGAGCCTTCATGTCACTGTCCGCACTTACCGCCCAGGCCGACACCATCAAGCGTGTCGACCCGCCAGGCTCGAAGTTCCCCATTTCGCAACTGGTCACCGTACCCGCCGGCACCTCGCTGACCTTCGTCAGCGGCACCTTGCCCGACGTTGCCGACCCCAAGGCACCACCACAGACCATTGCCGCCTATGGCAACACCGAAACCCAGACCCGCTCAGTGCTGAAAAAGATCCAGGCTGCGCTGCAAAGCCAGGGTCTGGGCCTGGGTGACGTAGTACAGCTGAGGGTGTTTCTGGTAGGCGACCCGGCCACCGAGGGCAAGCTGGATTTTGCCGGGCTGCAAGCCGCCTACACCGAATTTTTCGCCACTGCCGAGCAACCGAAAAAGCCAACCCGCACCGCCTTGCAGGTGGTGGCCCTGCCCCTGCCGGGCGCCCTGGTCGAGATCGAAGCGGTCGCTGCAAAAGCGCCCTGA
- a CDS encoding flavin monoamine oxidase family protein, producing MGLTRRDLIAHLMAAGSYGAALGSLSALGLLPTAATASTFQPLGLPTTSGNGKRVLVVGAGISGLVAAYELGKAGFEVRVLEARERIGGRAWTLRNGDEVLHNDGSRQQVRFDNGHYFNAGPARLPSHHLTILGYCRELGVPLEVLVNSSRNALAQPDLAQPPLLLRQAVNDTRGHLSELLSRSISGKALDKELDTGDQKALLDFLKVYGDLDEQRHYKGSVRAGYTRFAGAGDQTPIQRQPVALRQLLNPNLMLPLVFDEIPEFSATMFQPVGGMDQIAKALYAKVQDKVQLHAEVLAIRTGDNASQVTWRDRRSGKTQVETADYAIVTIPLPLLARVDHNFGKTTQAAIAQAKPDLANKVAWQAPRFWESEFQIYGGLSYINHEARLLWYPSDHLNSAQGILVGTYNTGEVARTFATRSTEQQLASSRQAVESLHPGHAGKLQRGVAVNWSKVPFSESPWIVHDVLAEPGYSHLNQPQGRTWLASDALAHGGVGIWQNSAADSARHVVGQIARHALQQQRGVAA from the coding sequence ATGGGCTTGACCCGTAGAGACCTTATTGCCCACCTGATGGCCGCTGGCAGCTACGGCGCCGCGCTTGGCAGCCTGTCCGCGCTGGGCCTGTTGCCTACTGCGGCCACGGCCAGCACCTTCCAGCCGCTGGGCCTGCCGACCACGTCCGGCAACGGCAAGCGCGTGCTGGTGGTGGGGGCTGGCATCAGCGGCCTGGTGGCAGCCTATGAACTTGGCAAAGCCGGTTTTGAGGTGCGCGTGCTGGAAGCCCGGGAGCGAATCGGCGGGCGTGCGTGGACGCTGCGCAACGGCGACGAGGTACTGCACAATGACGGCAGCCGCCAGCAGGTGCGTTTCGACAACGGCCACTATTTCAATGCAGGGCCCGCACGCCTGCCCAGCCATCACCTGACCATCCTCGGCTACTGCCGCGAGCTGGGCGTCCCGCTGGAAGTGCTGGTCAACAGCAGCCGCAACGCCCTCGCCCAACCGGACCTTGCGCAGCCACCGTTACTGCTGCGCCAGGCGGTGAATGACACCCGTGGGCACCTCAGCGAACTGCTGTCGCGCAGCATCAGCGGCAAAGCGCTGGACAAGGAACTGGACACCGGCGACCAGAAGGCCCTGTTGGACTTTCTAAAGGTATACGGCGACCTCGACGAGCAGCGCCATTACAAGGGCTCGGTCCGCGCCGGCTATACCCGCTTCGCCGGGGCGGGCGACCAGACCCCGATCCAGCGCCAGCCCGTGGCACTCAGACAACTGCTAAACCCTAACCTGATGCTGCCGCTGGTATTCGACGAGATCCCGGAGTTTTCCGCCACCATGTTCCAGCCGGTCGGCGGCATGGACCAGATTGCCAAAGCCCTGTACGCCAAGGTGCAGGACAAGGTGCAACTGCACGCCGAAGTGCTGGCAATCCGCACCGGCGACAACGCGAGCCAGGTTACCTGGCGTGACCGTCGCAGCGGCAAGACCCAGGTGGAAACCGCCGACTACGCCATCGTCACCATTCCCCTGCCACTGCTGGCCCGGGTCGACCACAACTTTGGCAAGACCACCCAGGCGGCCATCGCCCAGGCCAAGCCAGACCTGGCCAACAAGGTGGCATGGCAGGCGCCTCGTTTCTGGGAAAGCGAGTTCCAGATCTACGGCGGGCTCTCCTACATCAACCACGAAGCGCGGCTGCTGTGGTACCCCAGCGACCACCTGAACAGTGCCCAGGGCATCCTGGTGGGCACCTACAACACCGGCGAAGTGGCGCGCACATTCGCCACGCGTTCGACAGAGCAGCAACTGGCGTCGTCGCGCCAGGCCGTGGAGTCGCTGCACCCGGGCCATGCCGGCAAGTTGCAGCGCGGGGTGGCGGTGAACTGGTCCAAGGTGCCGTTCAGCGAAAGCCCATGGATTGTCCACGACGTGCTGGCCGAACCCGGCTACTCGCACCTCAACCAGCCCCAGGGCCGCACCTGGCTGGCCAGCGATGCACTGGCCCATGGCGGGGTGGGCATCTGGCAGAACAGCGCTGCGGACTCGGCACGCCATGTGGTCGGGCAGATCGCCCGGCACGCCCTGCAACAGCAACGCGGCGTCGCCGCCTGA
- a CDS encoding TonB-dependent receptor, giving the protein MKPLPYPVRPHLSAAVAFALFTPTTFAEPAQTPGDKLPTVTVTAEHREENLQKTPLAISAFDERTLQDAQINNIRDLSGRVPNLTLNRQSISYSAQTYGIRGIGETDPIQEAAVAVYADDLYIPRAISSMLDFNDVERVEVLRGPQGTLYGRNSAAGAIRVITRDPTQQARAFVELGAGNFNAQNGRLLVSGPLVDNTLFGSFSAIRLTRDGTVYNRTRDKDVNNIDIQSYRGKLRLAPQDSPWDVQLTLAGTFDRGDTTSYTPFNPANGHFDKFKTYSSLDPKNKLDQGSAVLRAIYSIDDHLNFKSVTAWSEFDQPVDYDNSGQANSGTASPIQNNLITYKQRYATQEFQLNGEYDRFSYTLGVYLYKERFRAERDSLTFSVAQNRVNASGQYSTTDTESYALYGQSNYKLTPRLSLTTGLRFTHEHKNFDYSNYAITTDRVITGTNFAAETSDSWASLSPKIGLEYAWSDNLVQYGYVARGFKAGGFDNRAPTRAAAEQGFDPENVTTYEVGFKGDFADGRLRSNIAFFYNDYDDLQTNAWDPAISANLRTNVGSAHTYGVELENTVLLARDLRLTANLGYLKSQYDDFQNASGPGVSADGKEMIFAPEWNASLGLNWTVPVNLPGELVANTDYQYQTRSYANPLNADIYEVPAQGFWNASTSYASADGHWTTTLSVKNLLDRAYPQSIAYSAASRTAYYSVNDPRTVLLSVRYEL; this is encoded by the coding sequence ATGAAGCCTTTGCCCTACCCTGTACGCCCTCACCTGTCCGCCGCCGTTGCATTTGCCCTCTTCACGCCCACGACCTTCGCCGAGCCTGCCCAAACGCCGGGCGACAAGCTGCCAACCGTCACCGTCACAGCGGAGCACCGTGAAGAGAACCTGCAGAAAACCCCGCTGGCGATCAGCGCTTTCGACGAGCGCACCCTGCAGGATGCGCAGATCAACAACATCCGCGACCTGTCCGGTCGGGTGCCCAACCTCACCCTGAACCGCCAGTCCATTTCCTACAGCGCACAAACCTACGGCATACGCGGTATTGGCGAGACCGACCCGATTCAGGAAGCGGCCGTTGCGGTATACGCCGATGACCTGTACATCCCGCGGGCGATTTCTTCGATGCTGGACTTCAACGACGTGGAGCGCGTTGAAGTGCTGCGCGGCCCACAAGGCACCCTGTACGGGCGCAACAGTGCAGCCGGCGCGATACGGGTAATCACCCGCGACCCGACCCAGCAGGCCCGCGCCTTCGTCGAGCTGGGTGCCGGCAACTTCAACGCACAGAACGGCCGCCTGCTGGTCAGCGGGCCATTGGTGGACAACACCCTGTTCGGCAGCTTCTCGGCCATACGCCTGACCCGCGACGGCACCGTGTACAACCGCACCCGTGACAAGGACGTCAACAACATCGACATCCAGTCCTACCGCGGCAAGCTGCGCCTGGCCCCGCAGGATTCGCCCTGGGACGTGCAACTGACCCTGGCCGGCACCTTCGACCGCGGCGATACCACCAGCTATACCCCCTTCAACCCGGCCAACGGCCATTTCGACAAGTTCAAGACCTACAGCAGCCTCGACCCGAAGAACAAGCTGGACCAGGGCAGTGCGGTGCTGCGCGCGATCTACAGCATCGATGACCATCTGAACTTCAAGTCGGTCACGGCCTGGTCCGAGTTCGACCAGCCGGTGGACTACGACAACTCCGGCCAGGCCAACAGCGGCACCGCGTCGCCGATCCAGAACAACCTGATCACCTACAAGCAGCGCTACGCCACCCAGGAGTTCCAGCTCAACGGCGAATACGACAGGTTCAGCTACACCCTCGGTGTGTACCTGTACAAGGAGCGCTTTCGCGCCGAGCGCGACAGCCTGACCTTTTCGGTGGCGCAAAACCGGGTCAATGCCAGCGGCCAATACAGCACCACCGATACCGAAAGCTACGCGTTGTACGGCCAGAGCAATTACAAGCTCACCCCTCGCCTGTCGCTGACCACCGGCCTGCGCTTCACCCACGAGCACAAGAATTTCGATTACAGCAACTACGCCATCACCACCGACCGGGTAATCACCGGCACCAACTTCGCTGCCGAAACCAGTGATTCCTGGGCATCCCTCAGCCCCAAGATCGGCCTGGAGTATGCCTGGAGCGATAACCTGGTGCAGTACGGCTATGTGGCCCGGGGCTTCAAGGCCGGCGGCTTCGACAACCGCGCGCCAACCCGCGCCGCTGCCGAGCAGGGCTTTGATCCGGAAAACGTCACCACCTATGAGGTGGGCTTCAAGGGCGACTTTGCCGATGGCCGCCTGCGCAGCAACATCGCCTTCTTCTATAACGACTACGACGACCTGCAGACCAATGCCTGGGACCCGGCCATCAGCGCCAACCTGCGTACCAACGTCGGCAGTGCCCACACCTACGGCGTGGAGCTGGAAAACACCGTGCTACTGGCACGCGACCTGCGCCTGACTGCCAATCTGGGCTACCTGAAAAGCCAGTACGACGACTTCCAGAATGCCAGTGGCCCAGGCGTGAGTGCCGACGGCAAGGAAATGATCTTTGCACCGGAATGGAACGCCAGCCTTGGCCTGAACTGGACGGTGCCCGTCAACCTGCCGGGTGAGCTGGTGGCCAACACCGACTACCAGTACCAGACCCGCTCCTACGCCAACCCGCTGAACGCCGATATCTACGAAGTACCTGCCCAGGGCTTCTGGAATGCCAGCACCAGTTATGCCAGCGCCGACGGCCACTGGACCACCACCTTGTCGGTCAAGAACCTGCTCGACCGCGCCTACCCGCAAAGCATTGCCTACTCGGCCGCCAGCCGCACCGCCTATTACTCGGTCAACGACCCACGCACCGTGCTGCTGAGTGTGCGCTACGAGCTGTAG
- a CDS encoding 5'-nucleotidase translates to MPYPIEQKLVIGVASSALFDLTVSDDIYKTQGVEAYRHHQQQNLDEPFPKGVAFPFIRRFLSINQAFPEQLPVEVVLLSRNSPETGLRVFRSINHYQLDITRAAFMSGRSPYEYIPAFNASLFLSANEEDVQKAIDANYPAGRVLPTRIYDDEIDTELRVAFDFDGVIADDEAESVYKRNDNLDDFQEHERVHKGIPHSPGPLADLYRKLSLIRMLEDRKLAENPDYKRILRIAIVTARNAPSHERVVTTLKDWGVSPDECFFLGGMEKPRVLSILKPHVFFDDQRSHLQSPAGDLPMVHVPFGVANRGRSMTLSPHDTPVREQDDTGVAAG, encoded by the coding sequence ATGCCCTACCCCATCGAACAGAAACTGGTCATTGGCGTTGCCTCGAGTGCGCTGTTCGACCTTACCGTCTCGGACGACATCTACAAGACCCAGGGTGTCGAGGCGTACCGCCATCACCAGCAGCAGAACCTGGACGAGCCATTCCCCAAAGGCGTGGCGTTCCCGTTCATTCGCCGCTTCCTGAGTATCAACCAGGCCTTCCCCGAGCAACTGCCGGTAGAGGTGGTGCTGCTCTCGCGCAACTCCCCGGAAACCGGCCTGCGGGTATTTCGTTCGATCAACCATTATCAGCTGGACATCACCCGCGCGGCGTTCATGTCGGGCCGCTCGCCCTATGAGTACATCCCGGCATTCAACGCCTCGCTGTTCCTCAGTGCCAATGAGGAAGATGTGCAGAAAGCCATCGACGCCAACTACCCGGCCGGGCGGGTACTGCCGACGCGCATCTACGATGACGAGATCGACACCGAATTGCGCGTAGCCTTCGACTTCGATGGCGTGATTGCCGACGACGAGGCGGAGAGCGTGTACAAGCGCAACGACAACCTGGATGACTTTCAGGAGCACGAGCGCGTACACAAGGGCATTCCGCATTCGCCAGGGCCGCTGGCGGACCTGTACCGCAAGCTTTCGCTGATACGCATGCTGGAGGACCGCAAGCTGGCCGAGAACCCGGACTACAAGCGGATCTTGCGGATTGCCATTGTCACGGCGCGCAATGCGCCTTCACATGAGCGGGTGGTGACGACGTTGAAGGACTGGGGCGTATCGCCGGACGAGTGCTTCTTTCTCGGCGGCATGGAGAAGCCCAGGGTGTTGTCGATTCTGAAGCCCCATGTGTTCTTCGACGACCAGCGCAGCCACTTGCAGTCGCCGGCGGGGGATTTGCCGATGGTGCATGTGCCGTTCGGGGTGGCGAACAGGGGGCGTTCAATGACGCTCTCCCCGCACGACACGCCTGTGCGGGAGCAGGACGACACCGGCGTTGCTGCAGGCTGA
- a CDS encoding WYL domain-containing protein, which yields MKRTQRMEQTRWDLALRYRLIETVVWWEGRLTTNHLIQSFGISRQQASKDINTYINDYASKNLVYDKQIKGYVPTRQFKPLFIDDSASAYLDLLNQNNERAPHIEGLALAYAHTEVLKVPDRSVKPEVLRPLLKACREKRRLDIDYVSFNTPELEGRIIAPHTLVYTGMRWHVRAYCEKNRMYRDFVLSRFRGVPDVHEEETENGIDQDVEWNTPVDVIFKPDERLTPAQRAIIEVDYGMTDGQLVVGSSQALVKYVVKRFGVNPNMHDARPEAQQLVLANRAELKPWLNLD from the coding sequence ATGAAACGCACGCAACGCATGGAGCAAACCCGCTGGGACCTGGCCTTGCGCTACCGGTTGATCGAGACGGTGGTCTGGTGGGAAGGTCGGCTGACCACCAATCACCTGATCCAGAGCTTCGGCATCAGCCGCCAGCAGGCGTCGAAGGACATCAACACCTACATCAATGACTACGCGTCGAAAAACCTGGTCTACGACAAGCAGATCAAAGGCTATGTCCCGACCCGACAGTTCAAGCCGCTGTTCATCGACGACAGCGCCAGCGCCTACCTCGACCTGCTCAACCAGAACAACGAACGCGCCCCACATATCGAAGGCCTGGCCTTGGCCTATGCCCACACCGAAGTGCTGAAGGTGCCCGACCGCTCGGTCAAACCCGAGGTCCTGCGGCCGTTGCTCAAGGCCTGCCGCGAAAAGCGTCGCCTGGACATCGACTACGTGTCGTTCAACACCCCCGAACTCGAGGGACGCATCATCGCCCCGCACACGCTGGTGTACACCGGCATGCGCTGGCACGTGCGGGCCTATTGCGAAAAGAACCGCATGTACCGCGACTTTGTACTCAGCCGTTTCCGTGGTGTGCCAGATGTGCACGAGGAGGAGACCGAGAATGGTATCGACCAGGACGTGGAATGGAACACACCGGTCGATGTGATCTTCAAGCCGGACGAACGCCTGACACCCGCGCAGCGGGCCATCATCGAGGTGGACTACGGCATGACCGACGGGCAGTTGGTGGTGGGCAGCTCCCAGGCATTGGTCAAGTATGTGGTGAAGCGCTTCGGGGTGAACCCCAACATGCATGATGCAAGGCCCGAAGCGCAGCAGCTGGTGCTGGCGAACCGGGCCGAACTGAAGCCTTGGCTGAACCTTGATTGA
- a CDS encoding IS110 family transposase — protein sequence MAMQVGKLIVGADVAKAELVIHHDDRDEIIKVKNTKPEIKKWLKQQPLNTAIAVEATNVYHLDLVELAHSLGFEVYVIDGFQLSNYRKSVGVRVKTDPTDARLLSRFLRNEGEDLRPWTPPPAVYGKLQSLLRRRAALVTARTAMTQSWANEALLKAAFTTFVKSIDRLDLLIQKKIKEVLREAGLHEQVARCQAVEGIGFLTATALVMAFMRGEFKSSDSYIAFLGMDLRVIDSGQKNGRRRLTKRGCSEIRRLLHNAAMSASRTATWKGIYEQHRNAGKATTQALVILARKLARVAFALMKNQDEYVTKGGKAPC from the coding sequence GTGGCAATGCAGGTTGGCAAATTGATCGTGGGTGCGGATGTCGCGAAAGCAGAATTAGTGATTCATCACGATGATCGCGATGAGATCATCAAGGTGAAAAATACCAAACCAGAAATCAAGAAATGGCTGAAGCAACAGCCTCTCAACACGGCAATTGCTGTTGAGGCGACCAATGTTTACCACCTGGACTTGGTTGAGCTGGCCCATAGCCTGGGTTTCGAGGTCTATGTCATTGATGGATTCCAACTGAGCAACTACCGCAAAAGCGTGGGTGTGCGGGTAAAAACGGACCCCACTGATGCTCGGTTGTTGTCCCGTTTTTTGAGAAACGAGGGGGAAGACCTCCGCCCTTGGACTCCCCCTCCCGCCGTCTACGGCAAGCTTCAGAGCCTTCTGCGACGCCGAGCGGCCTTGGTGACTGCCCGCACGGCGATGACCCAGAGCTGGGCTAATGAAGCCCTTTTGAAAGCCGCCTTCACAACCTTTGTAAAATCGATAGACCGGCTGGATTTGTTGATCCAAAAGAAAATTAAAGAAGTGCTGCGCGAAGCAGGGCTGCACGAGCAAGTTGCTCGCTGCCAAGCGGTAGAGGGTATTGGGTTTCTCACTGCGACTGCCTTGGTAATGGCTTTTATGCGGGGCGAGTTCAAGAGCAGTGATTCGTACATTGCATTCCTGGGAATGGATCTACGAGTGATTGATTCTGGGCAGAAGAATGGACGTCGTCGCCTTACCAAGCGAGGCTGCTCAGAAATCCGTCGCCTGCTGCATAACGCGGCGATGTCAGCCAGCCGGACGGCCACTTGGAAAGGGATCTACGAACAACATCGCAATGCGGGTAAAGCAACAACCCAGGCGTTGGTAATCCTGGCCAGGAAGCTTGCACGAGTGGCATTCGCCCTGATGAAGAATCAGGACGAATATGTCACCAAGGGTGGGAAAGCACCTTGCTGA
- a CDS encoding D-2-hydroxyacid dehydrogenase family protein, whose product MRIVIPDDYQDVIRTLDCFGKLSGHAVSVLHERQPATLEQLAARFADADALVLTRERTRIDAALLDRLPNLKLISQTGKVSSHLDLAACTARGIAVTEGRGSPVAPAELAWALILNARRQLVPAIDAFRQGQWQVNLGQALAGQLLGIWGYGKIGQRLARYAQAFDMPVLVWGSDSSRAAAQADAHRAAASREAFFAEADIVSLNLRLSDQTRHGVTFDDLSKMKPDALLVNVSRAELIAPGALLQALDAGRPGFAAVDVYEEEPLLDLAHPLLRHPRVLSTPHLGYVEKNGYELYFGDAFDNVLAFFEGKPKNVANPEALAARR is encoded by the coding sequence ATGCGCATTGTCATTCCCGACGACTACCAGGATGTGATCCGCACGCTCGATTGCTTCGGCAAGCTGAGCGGGCACGCTGTCAGCGTGCTTCATGAGCGCCAGCCGGCCACGCTGGAGCAACTTGCAGCACGCTTTGCCGATGCCGACGCACTGGTACTCACCCGGGAACGTACCCGCATCGACGCCGCCCTGCTCGACCGCCTGCCCAACCTCAAGCTGATCAGCCAGACCGGCAAGGTGTCCAGCCACCTGGACCTGGCTGCCTGCACCGCACGCGGCATTGCGGTGACCGAGGGGCGCGGCTCGCCGGTGGCGCCTGCAGAACTTGCCTGGGCGCTGATCCTCAATGCCCGCCGGCAACTGGTGCCGGCCATCGATGCTTTCCGCCAAGGCCAATGGCAGGTCAATCTGGGCCAGGCGCTGGCCGGCCAGCTGCTGGGTATTTGGGGCTACGGCAAGATCGGCCAGCGTCTGGCGCGTTATGCCCAGGCGTTCGACATGCCTGTGCTGGTGTGGGGCAGCGACAGCAGCCGCGCCGCAGCCCAAGCCGATGCCCATCGCGCTGCTGCCTCGCGTGAGGCATTCTTTGCCGAAGCGGATATTGTCAGCCTGAACCTGCGCCTGTCCGACCAGACACGCCACGGGGTGACCTTCGACGACCTGTCCAAGATGAAGCCTGACGCCTTGCTGGTGAACGTCAGCCGCGCAGAACTGATTGCCCCGGGGGCATTGCTACAGGCACTGGATGCTGGGCGGCCGGGTTTCGCGGCGGTGGATGTGTACGAGGAGGAGCCGCTGCTCGACCTGGCCCATCCGCTGCTGCGCCACCCACGCGTACTCAGTACGCCGCACCTGGGGTACGTGGAGAAGAACGGCTACGAGCTGTACTTTGGCGATGCCTTCGACAATGTGCTGGCGTTTTTCGAAGGAAAGCCAAAGAACGTTGCCAACCCTGAGGCCCTGGCAGCTCGACGCTGA